Part of the Cercospora beticola chromosome 5, complete sequence genome is shown below.
AACGATTAAACCATTCTAATTAGTTGATTGATTGACTACATAACACGTATTTCCGGAGTTTTGAGAAAACTCTTCTCTGCCAAGAATCACGTGGTCAGGGTGGTCCCGTAATTCAACACAGACAGTGAATGCTCGAGTGAGGGAAATCTGCTGCTCTCATTGACCAGAAGCACGTGTTCAGAGATGGACCTCGAACATCGCACCACTTGACTGATTACGCATCACAAACACGCGACACGTCAGACGCGTACCTTTATCAGCTACAAGTGTTCGTCCTAAGTTAGTAACACAATACTTCTGAATGCCATGCCATCGTCTGGGTCATGACTGCATCTGATATACATCTCGCCCGTTTTGCGAAAGAATAATGACCGCTCGAACGCAGCAACTCATCAACAACTGCCTTTCCTCAAAATGCGCCTGTCCAATGCAAATGTCCAACACCTCAAATGTCGTGATCACACAAAACCAAAGCTCCTCTATCGCTTCCGAGGTGAATGTTTTGCCGTGTCAGTATTCAGTTGTGATATGCCGAGACCTgtctcaacatcctccatCCGGTCTTTCCCGCGCAACGGCAACTCTTCGTCGCTCAGTTTTCGTAGCGTTCGTACATTCTCACTCTTCGGACTCATGTGTGGCGTCACAGGTGACTGGGCACCATCTCGAGAATGTTCCACTTCatattcttcctcatctgctTGATCGTCTGTATCGTCTTCGtattcatcctcatcgtcaccatcttcctcctcttcaagcATGGATTGCGTCATTTCATCATTCGTGTAATATTCCTCGTCTCGGTCAAGTGCAGAGACGATTGATTGATCAAGGCTTGGGCGTCCATCCGGGTCAGACAGATAAGAGTCCATCATGTCGTCTCCGGCCTCGTCCTCACTAAGCACGCTTTGGCTTCCCCTCGTAATGGCGGGCTGCAGCTTGGCCATCGCATTGTTAATGggctcgtcttcatcctcagaATCCGTGAAATCGTGTATGTCTAGAGGCCTTTCGCGCCAATAGTTGAAGTCCGTGAATTCCTCACCTCCACCTTTGACAAGCAATCCCACGGGTGGGAAGTAGTGATCGACAATCTCCCGCATGCTATTGTAGGCAGTTTTGTAGTGGTTCAGCGAGAGTAGGTCCAAACTGACCTCAGAGTTGCTATTGATCGTGAAGATTCGTGTCGATGGAATGTTGACCGAACGATAACTCAGCGCATCTGTCAGTCGATTGCCAAATCCGGCATAAAATGGCGACCCAGATTTGCCTCGTCCAGTTCCGAGACCCCCAGGCATGTCTGCCTCGTTCATGGGCTTGAGACCTGCTTCCAAGGCATTTTCAGTCGTATTTTGCGCCCCACCATGACCCGAAAACAACGACATGATATCACGCAAGCACGCCATCTTGAATATTTCAGGCTTGCGTAGATACACCTCCCTTCGTAAAGCGGCAATCGTGCGATCTGGACTGAGGATGACCGGGCCAGGAGGAAGCTTATAGCCTTCCTGGACGACACCCTTTAGATACGCCCTCGTTGTGTCTGCTTGACCAACACTCCTACTTGTCAAGTACAAAAAGTTGTACCCGTTGGCAGCGATTTCGGTGTATAGCTTGGCCACACCCTGGTGTGTCCAATCACGGCCGATAGTATTGAGCACATGGCCTAGCACGTCCGACTTTGTAATGGTGCCGTCGATGTCAGATATCACAATCGGCACATCATGCCTCCAATACCAAAGAGTTGCTTGACATGTGGCACGGTTAACAGTGAAAGCCATGGTGTTCGCGCCAGGTTTGAGATCCATGCCCTTGAGTTGATCTGACGTTAGGCGGAGCGTTTTGGCATAATTCTTATTCGGATCGCCAGCGGTGGGCGACGAAGGCTGCGAGCCCATCCCTACTGCACTGTCCGAATCACGCCTGATGTGCGAATCTGCATATCCTGATTTCGAGTCCACGCTACGAGCATCATCGGAGTGATAGCCCGGATCTGAGATGGCATCTGTCGAAGCGTATGCAGTCGGATTGTAGCTTCCCAtacctgctgcagctgcacgctTGTTCGCAGCATCTTTGGCCTCCTCGCTGCTGTATATCCAGATGTTACCTTTTTCATCAGCACCAATGAGCGAGCCAATATCGTAAGGACCGTCCAGCTCTTCGGAGAGTA
Proteins encoded:
- a CDS encoding uncharacterized protein (BUSCO:EOG092636Y6), translated to MQYVRSITGSVSSTWNSINPATLSGAIDVVVVEQEDGSLACSPFHIRFGKFSLLRPSEKKVEFKVNGSKVDFPMKLGVGGEAFFVFETHEDVPEALQTSPLVSPAASPELKASPPQAPSLQEPDMFDLEKTALGMPQDGPSRGKGHSRSTTEGIPILQRRPNSDLGNLTPLSSTPNDQQLRPRPVSGDFSAFHPTLDRTSSDSALTAARAAINESLERSEVILSAGSERAPSPQGRTADGTGTTSPEYAEAKERAMVLSKKLWQSNISNQVTETGDLMLDMSSYGSGNAEALQAEGIARQLLSEELDGPYDIGSLIGADEKGNIWIYSSEEAKDAANKRAAAAGMGSYNPTAYASTDAISDPGYHSDDARSVDSKSGYADSHIRRDSDSAVGMGSQPSSPTAGDPNKNYAKTLRLTSDQLKGMDLKPGANTMAFTVNRATCQATLWYWRHDVPIVISDIDGTITKSDVLGHVLNTIGRDWTHQGVAKLYTEIAANGYNFLYLTSRSVGQADTTRAYLKGVVQEGYKLPPGPVILSPDRTIAALRREVYLRKPEIFKMACLRDIMSLFSGHGGAQNTTENALEAGLKPMNEADMPGGLGTGRGKSGSPFYAGFGNRLTDALSYRSVNIPSTRIFTINSNSEVSLDLLSLNHYKTAYNSMREIVDHYFPPVGLLVKGGGEEFTDFNYWRERPLDIHDFTDSEDEDEPINNAMAKLQPAITRGSQSVLSEDEAGDDMMDSYLSDPDGRPSLDQSIVSALDRDEEYYTNDEMTQSMLEEEEDGDDEDEYEDDTDDQADEEEYEVEHSRDGAQSPVTPHMSPKSENVRTLRKLSDEELPLRGKDRMEDVETGLGISQLNTDTAKHSPRKR